A stretch of DNA from Cannabis sativa cultivar Pink pepper isolate KNU-18-1 chromosome X, ASM2916894v1, whole genome shotgun sequence:
GGTTGGTATTTCACTCTTGATCGATTTTGTTCTCTGATTTGTTTTCATTCCTTTTAATCGGTTACTTCCGATTTGgtctttatttattgttattattattgtgtatgGATTCTATCGTTTTCTTATTCACCTAGGTTTAGAGATGATGTTCTGTGAACTCGGATTGATGGTAAATAATTTTGGAAATGGATTCTCAATATACAAATGGGGATTGATTTGCTTCCATTTTTATTGTTCGCAAAGTATTTGCATTGATTGGCTTATGATCAACACTGTTCATTAAGGAGTATAAGATTGGAGTATAAGATCAAcactgtttatttatttattttttaaaaaattattctcaGGTTTTGGAGCTAGCTGGAAACGCTGCAAGAGACAACAAGAAGAATCGTATCGTGCCAAGACATATACAACTCGCAGTGAGAAATGACGAGGAGTTGAGCAAGCTTTTGGGGACTGTTACAATTGCTAATGGCGGTGTTTTGCCAAACATTCACCAAACTCTCTTGCCTAAGAAAGTTGGGAAAGGAAAGGGTGAATTTGGTTCTGCATCACAAGAGTTTTAGGGTTTGAGGTCTTTGTATGGTCTTACTTAGGACATGGGCATAAATTGTTGTTTTTGAGGATAAAGTCCTGTTTAAGATGGCTCGTTTTGACCTTCTTGGAATCATGTAAACCCAAATTCTgggcaaattttttttaatggtttGAATATAGAACAAATATATCATTTtcgtctcattttttttttttgatggttTTGTCATTTGGCTTTGAATCTTTTATGTGTTGGTCAAATTTTTGATTCTCCCTAAAAGAAAAAGGTAAATTCAGACTTAAACTTGAACAAATTATTAAGGTGCAATGGTCTATCGATGGTGGTCATACTCTTTCAAATCAGGTTTAGATTTAGTAGTGGCTACTTTGTTGAGCATGATCAGGATCATAATTGTAGGAAAATATTTTGTGCACGCCCAAGAGTATAGGTATTGTAATAATAGCTGTATATGTTTGTTGAGACATATATCAAATGAGctatctctttaatttttcagcTTCAACTGCAGTCCATCTCTACATATAActgttgtaaatattttttaatactaTTATATTACCTTGAAATTGTATTATACTGAAATGGAttgtttgttaaattttaatttaaactaaaatatggtatatttaggtgtccataaaaattattaacagtgttacataaaaatattgcaaggaatataatttaatgtaatactATATCAATATAATACGATGTAAAATGGCTTACCAAATAAGCCATAAATCACTATGTCTAtgtatgtaaaaatatatatatatattttttttaataaaagtgtaaaaatataatttttaaatatagtagtttataaatttatttatgtaaaatttttaattttattttaatttacaatatacatttaaatattatatttatttaaaaattaattttattatggtATTAAAAGttgtttattgttattatatttttattttttttgttgttttaatttgtagtgtaattttatttaattataatttttttattagaatataatttgtttagtttaattatgTTCATTAGATAGGTGTAGTgtaatataaaagtaaaaagtgTGAGTTTAATAAAGAAAATTTGGTTTCAGATTTttgatttaaatatttttaaagataGAAGAAAAATGGACTCACCAGTGTTTTTCTTCCatgagtttttcatttttcagaCCGTAGTTGACATGTGtctttagtaatattttttttcgcaAAGTAGGAGTCTTCAGTACTTTTTTTAATAAGAATTCATTAATTTAGAAAACATTATAAAGGATTTGGCGAGTTATTCTGTAACACATGACTTGTACAAAGAGGATTAGCCTCAATCTACATGGCACTAACTTTGTTATGCAAAGTTTCGTTAGCTAATACATGAGCAACTTGGTtagattttctataaataaaattccTCGAACAACTCTTTCATTCTTCATCAAGTGCTTAATGTGACATATTAAACCTTCAACATCCTAGCGCCCTCCATCTCTCTAAATTAAGTTGACAGCTTGAAGACAATTAGTCTCAACCCAAAAACATTGACAGTTTCTTTGTATTTCAGTTTGAATCCCAACTGCAATAATATGTAATTCCACTTACAATTGTGTCATTTCCCTAGCTAGAAAGGTTGCGACAGCATACTGGACTTGGCCCCTGTGGTCACTCACCACCATACTTACACTAGCCTCTCCTTTACCCGCTTTAACACTGACATCAACATTCAGCTTCAATAAGTCAGCCTCCGGTGGTTTCCAAGTCAGCTTCAACATTCGCTTCTTTGGCCGTGATTTGGCTAACTCTATAATCTGACAAGAAACGACAGTACCAATCAACAACTTCCCCAACTGGTAGTTGATGTCCCCCATGAGCAATGCAATTACGAATGTACCATAAATCCCACGATAAGACCACAAAAAATCTCAAACTCTTCCCGCTACCATGCCCAAGAAATTCGCATACTAGACTTAGCCCCTATGGTCACGCACCACCATACTTACactagcctttcctttacccaCTTTAACCTCGACATCAACATTCAACTTTAATATGCTAGTCTCCGGTGGTTTCTAAGTAGTAGGCTCCCGCTCATTTCCTTATCTGGTTGTGATTTGGCTACCTCTATAACCTGTCAACAAACGATATCACTAATCAATAACTTTTCCAATTGGTGGTTGATGTCCCCCAATGAGTAACACTATTACAAATATAACATAAATCCCATGATAAGACCAAAAAAAACTCAAACTCTTCCCGCTTCCATGCTCAAGAAATTCTCATGAGAAAGGACAGTACAtcttgttggaatatgttttaccagtatctagatttactaccatgtatgttatttaacatcttaaatatgaatttctaaaacaatataaataaacacatataaagtttcagaaaccttacagtgggtgtagcggaataataatggctccttccactcagatttctaacccttgtatcctgtctgtagtagagtatcaccaagatctgagcccgaatctccttctcatGAGTCTAGATTTTTCACAGCCTTACAccctatgattgagtaccacttggtATCTTGACAGTTGTCAAAAGAGATTTTGGCAAATGTATGATCATCTTGAACTTCCAATATTTTCACTTTCCAACCTAAAATCGTCTTCCCCGTGTGtccaaaaactattttaaagaaATTCACATTAATATATCTCCAAGAAATGACTCTTCCGACCAAAGTTTTTTCACTGAACTGCATAGCCTCCCCCTCATCAACTTCCCAATCTTCCTCATTCTCCACCACCAATTTGTTAATCATATTTACTATATCATTTACTGCATCCCTACTATCCATGAGAGCCAGTACACAAATAACCACAATCCCAATCATTCAACAAGAGTCCTCTAGATCATAGAGAGAAAACTTGGTCGTTTAGACCATAGTACATGTAGTATCTTCAAGTAgtctttaataaattatttaaatttgtatCTTTAGTACTTAAAAGGCCATGTCTAcactgtttttaaaaatagatcAACTGAGATAAGAAGGTGTAAAATTTTGGTTTTGAGTAAAgtgttttaaatatataattacaatATTCTAGTCACAAATGCCATGTTGGGGATGTAGCTCAAATGGTAGAGCGCTCGCTTTGCATGCGAGAGGTACAGGGTTCGATACCCTGCATCTCCACTtttttatattcatattttttctGTTATTATCCAAAGCTTGCCCGCCAAACTCAGTAGTGGATTAGTTTTGAGGACAATGGCGGTTCCACTGTTCAATCTAGCTCCCAACCTCTCAGTTTCAAGGCTCTGCTTTGGTTCGATCAATTTCTAATTCAACTTTTCACTTCcactgcatttttttttttatttattgctaTGATTTCATCAGCTGCGTTAAAACCTTCAACTCACTCCTCAGGAACCATGACTTTGGGCGAGCAGAACACTTTATCCGACTCTTTTCGTCTCCTCGACCAAGCTTTCAACGCCGGAGTTAACTTCTTCGATTCTGCCGAAATGTATTTATTCACATCTTACTTACTATTCATTCATCTTTGTATTATATGGGGTTCGATGATTTCAGGTACCCAGTTCCTCAGCGAGCCGAAACTCATGGAAGGAGCGAAGAGTATCTTGGCCGTTGGATTCGGGATAGGAAGATTTCACGTGATCGAATCTTCTTAGCCACTAAGGTATGCTCTTTCCGCCACTCTTATTTTTTCAGTCTGTACTCAACTCCAAACCGTTGGGAGTTGGGACGGTGAGAATTTGGGAGCTCTTAGATTCTAAATCTTTTTGCAGTGTGTTTGTTTTGTATAACCTAGAATATGTAATTGTAGGTTGCTGGACCATCTGGGCAGATGACTTGGATTCGAGGTGGACCGTTGTGCTTGGATGCTACAAATATCACTGAAGCCATTGACAACAGGTACTAGCATATACATATTATGCGAACTATTCTATTCTCTGGTTGTTTTATAGTGGTTTAAGCTCATATCGATCATGGAAATGTATAGTTGTTAGTGTAGTATGTACAACTTTTGTTCAAATAATTGAGCTATTCTTGTTATTACCAGTTCCCATCAAGCATGCACAAACCTTCTGTTCACACGTGGGCATTTGATCTttaccttctttctttctttttttctttttttggagaAAAGATATGGACATTTgatgaattttatttatttggttgGATGCAGTTTGTTAAGACTCCGGACAGACTACATTGATCTTTATCAGATTCACTGGCCTGATCGGTTTGTATGTAGGCCCACccttttatttgaattagggATGGAAGCTTTGTGCCTTATACTAAAGAGATCATTTTGATTTGTGCTTCTTGGCCGTGGATAACACTTAAGTTTCTTTTTTAACTAGTTATGTTCCCATGTTTGGAGAAACTGAGTATGACCCAACCCGTCAGTTTTGTTCGATTAGTATTGAAGAACAACTCGGTGCACTTGGCAGAGCCATTGTTGAGGGAAAGGTAAATTTGATATTATGGTTTGTGCCTTACCATTTTAGGTCATGTCAATTTCAACTAAGGAAGAATGTTATGTTTGCAGATCAGATATGTTGGTCTCAGCAATGAAACACCATATGGGGTTATGAAGTTTGCTCAGGCAGCTCAAAGAGATCCTtgccttccaaaaatcatatcTTTACAGGTTTTCTTAAGCATTCTAGTTCAGAACTCTGAGGGTTTTTTCCTTCTCACTCTACAGCTTAGTAGCTTTAGTTTTGGGCTGATGCAGTGGTTTTTGTTTGTGATAGAACTCATACAGCTTGCTCTGCCGAACTTTTGATTCTGGACTTGCTGAATGTTGTCACCACGAAAGGTATTTGAcgattttatatcattttccaGGTCTTAATTTTGATAGAAGCAGAAATATTATTTCTGTAATTACATGGTAGAGGTGCCAATGGAACTTTTTgctaacacacacacacatagatATATATCAACAACAAAAGGCGAGTCAGATTCTGAAATGTGGATATCTAAAAAGTTCTGATGTTTGGGATAAAATTATAATCAATAGCTTGAGCTAGATAAATTAGAAAATCAATGGAACTTTGAGGAATGTTTCTATATCCTGTGCGGATTTGGGTTAAACTTGACTTTATTTCCAACATGAATGCTTTCAACTGTGTTAACTATTCTATGCTTAGCTCCACATTCTAATTTGATTGTACAACGTTTTTGTTGAAGTACCGTTCAGGTATTTCGTCCAGTGATAACTAATGTTCATTTGTTGTGTGTTTTCAGGATTGCCTTATTGGCCTACAGCCCACTTGCAATGGGTATACTCTCTGGGAAGTACTTCTCGCCTGATGCAAGTCCAGGAGATGCTCGGTTGAATATTTTTAGAGGTCTTTTATTAGATTGTTTGGTTAATCATTAGATATGTGGAAAACTAGTCTGTTGCTGACGTCTCAGTTTTGTGATCTTCTTTATCTTGCAGGAAGGTATTCAGAAGGGGAATCTAGATATAATCTATCCAACAAATCCATGGAAGCAGCTACTATGGTAGGGTGGATTCTTTTGAGTTTTGGTTTGTGCATATTAGATCTCCATGCCATTAGAACCAAATCAAAGAACAGAGCTGAAACAAAGAGAAAGGAAGAGAGAAAGAACTGTAGAAAGAATGGAGAAGAAAAGACAATCTCATTGATCAAAGATTGTTACAGACTATTTATACAGAAAGAGAAATTAAACAATCTGTTATAACAGAAAACCAGAAATCAAGCTAACAGCCAAACAACAATAACAAACTTTATAACAAACTAACTAACTCTCAACAGTGGCCTTAACATCTCCCCTCAAACTCATAATTGAAAGGTTTTCAATTTTGAGTTTGCTTCTGAATGTTGAGAATCGTTGACTAGAAATGGCTTTGGTTAAGCCATCTGCAAGTTGATCAATGGCAGCAACATGCTTGACACTTAGCATTTTGTTCATCACTTTCTCTCTCACAAAGTATAGGTCAAGTTCTATATGCTTTGTCCTAGCATGTAGAACCGGGTTCTGTGTGAGCATTATAGTGCTAAGATTATCACACCAAACAGTAGGAGGCTGAGAAAGCTGAATGTTAAGTTCTGAAAATAGGTAGTGAAGCCAAGTAAGTTCAGCAGTAACATTGGCGACACTTCGATATTCAGCCTCCGTACTTGACCGAGAAATAGTCTGTTGCTTTTTACTCTTCCATGCAATCAAGTTTGAGCCAAAAAAGATAGCATAACCCGAAGTCGACTTCCTGTCATCTGGATCTGATGCCCAATCAGCATCGGGTAAGCAACCAAATCATAGGATTCAGGTCTAGTAAAATGAAGGCCATGACTCAGTGTACCACTCACATACCTAAGTATCCTCTTCACAGCTTGCCAATGTGTAGATAGAGGATTTTGCATAAACTGACACACCTTGTTCACACTAAAGGACAACTCCGGTCTAGTAATTGTAAGGTATTGTAAAGCACCTACAATCGACCTATACATCTGAACATCATCAAGAGGTTCCCCCTCATGAGCTGACAAGCGCAAAGCCACTTATCATGTGAGTTGGAGAGGGCTTGGACCCGAACATTTGAGCTTTGATCAACAAGTCTTTGGCATACTTAGTTTGACAAAGATGAAGGCCACAATCTGTGTAGTTCACCTCAATTCCCAGAAAGTACCTAAGTGGACCAAGGTCTTTAAGGGAAAATTGAGTATTGAGTGTGGCAATCAACTTAGTTACAGTAGCCTCATCACTCCctgttactaaaatatcatcaacatacactaAAACTAGTGTTGTGGATTGAGAGGACTGATTAATGAACAGTGAGTGATCAGACTTTGAAGAGATGAAGCCAAGGGAAATTAGGCTATGTTGTAACTTGTCAAACCAAGCTCTAGGTGCTTGTTTGAGTCCATATAAAGCCTTGTTTAGTTTGCACACTAAGTGCTTCGACCAGTGAATTTCAAAGCCTCGTGGTCGAGTCATGTAAACTTCCTCGCAAATCACCATTTAGAAATGCATTGTCTGACATCGAGTTGTCTCACGTACGTACCAAATTTCGAGAGAGCAAGAGTTAGTACAACTCTTATTGTAAATCGGCTTAACAACAGACCGAATGTTTCAGTTGAAGTCAAAACCTCGCTTTGGCGATGAAACCCTTTTGCAACCAATCTAGCTTTGTACTTCAGAACACTACCATCTGgattttcctttttcttgtagacccatttgcatCCTATGGCTTGTCTCCCTTCGTAGTTTCACAAGAATCCGTGTTTTATTTCTTGCAAAGAGCAAGAATTTCATCACCCATTGCATTATTCCAATGCTCCCGTCAAGAGCTTCCTTAAGTGATGTCAGTTCTCTTAAAGCCATGAatgcttgggtttaaacactCCCAAATTTTTAGATCGAGTCATCATCCTATGAGCATTATTTTTGCCAGGGGCATTTAAGCAGCCAGATAGAAGAGGTAAGGCTGCTGGAGATGAGAATGCAGGTGCAGGCCTGGTGTCTGGTAAAACAGAACCTCTTTGTAGTGAAGAATCAGCATCTGGTGTGATAGTATCTGATGCACCAGCATCTGGTGTACCAGTACCCGATGCACCAGCATCTGGTGTGCCAACAGCAGCAGTATGAGGTATTGATTCATGATGAGCAACAGCAGGGTCAATCGAGGAATTTACTGCAGACACTTCATTAATATTACAAGCAGTACCAGCATCATCAGAATTTGATGATTCACCTGCAACATTTCCTGGAAGACAAGTGTCAGCAGTATTTTCACAACTAATAGGACTAGGTGCAGTGTTGTCAAATAAAGCAGAATGGTCAACATGAGCAGGGAAACCTGAGATGTGAGCATTTGAGTTTAAACCTGGTTGTAGTAAGTCACCACTGGTGTAAACAGGTTTGGAGTGAGGGCAAACAGGTATTATAGCAGACACAAGGGAATGAATTTCAGTGGTTTTTGCAGCAGTATTTTGGCTGTGAATTTGTTCATATGGAAAGGAAAATTCATCAAAAACCACATCTCTTGAGATGTACAGCCGACCCTTTGAATCTAGACACTTGTAACCTTTATGGTTAAGGCTATAACCCATAAATGTGCATGGAGCAGACCTAAACTCAAGCTTATGCTTGTTGTAAGGCCTGATATTGGGATAGCACTTGCACCCAAAGGTTCTAAAAATTGTGTAATCAGGCTGTGTGTGAAACAAGGTTTCCAATGGTGATTTGTTATGTAATAAGGGAGTAGGAAGTCTATTATGAATGTAGACAGCAGCCCTAAAAGCCTCATCCCAGAATTTTAAAGGTAATGATGCTTGAGCAAGAAGAGCAAGGCCATTTTCAACAATGTGCCTATGCTTTCTTTCAGCAAGACCATTTTGTTGATGAGTGGTAGGACAAGGATGTCTATGGTGGATCCCATTGTCAGCAAGAAAAGATGTAAAGGACCTATATTCACCCCCCCAATctgtttgtaaagttttaatagATTTGCCTAATCAGAATTCAGCCTTTCCACTTTAAAGTGTTGAAAGGTTTTCAAGGCATCCGATTTATTTTTCAAGAGATACAACCAAGTAAACCTTGAATAAGCATCCACAAAATGGATATAGTATTTATATCCATTAAAGGAAGTAGTGTGAGAAGGACCCCACAGATCCGAGACCACTAATTGAAGTGGCTCAGAAATAATAGTAGTAGATGCTTTGGGAAATGGAAATTTGTGAATCTTTCCAAGGCAACAAGCTGAACAAACAGAAAATTGAGAATCTTTATTAAGAATAGGGACATTACAAGACTTAAGAACAGTTTGAACAATCTTTTCAGAGGGGTGTCCTAGTCTATCAGTGCCACAAAGTAAAATTGTTTTCAACATTGGCATTACATTTGAAACAATTTGACACAGTGACAGAGGAGTTATTTAGAAAGGGGCCTATGAATGTACACTTAGACTTGGACGATCGGTAGTCCCTACCGCCGCCGGCTCGAGAGTGAACTCGGCCGACCGTAGTGAGTGGTCTTGGCTTGGTCGTGATCGAGTAGAGATGGGACCTATTCGGGATTGGTCAAAAGCATATGTGCCATTCCCGTGTCTCCCCACGCAAAGTGGTACGACTCACTTCCTCCTTAACATAACAAACACGCATGAAATTCAAAATAGACATTGTTATCCTTAGAGAACTTAGCAACACTAATGAGATTTTTTGTAATTTCGTGCACATGAAGAAGGTTATTTAGAACAAGAGAGTGAGAAGAATGCTCAGGAATAAATTAAGATTGAACAATATGCTTTATTGACAAACCTGTACCATCTCCTACATACATTTGATCTTGTCCACCATAGTCATAAGAATTTGCAAGGTTCTCGAACTCGAGGAGTGCAAAGGATTAGGCTGCCCCCGAGTCCGATACCAATTTGCATCTTCTCGTGTTGCCGTTTGTAGCAATATTTGCTTCGTGGGTAAATGTGTCCGCATCGAAGCATCGTTACCCGAAGTAGCACTTACGTAGAACTCCGAAAAGGACTTATCAAAGCGATGTGGCTAGCCGTGTGCCGTATGACCAAATCGCAAGCACAATTGACATTGAACTTTATTGTTCACATTCATTCCGTACCCGCCCCTCGATTCTCGGGAAAAATTACCTCTACCACGAATCTCCGAATTCGTAAGCAAAGTTAGATTCAATTCGCACGATTGAAACTTCTCGTTACCGAGAAAATTTCCAAATTGACTACTCCATTGGACTCGAAAATTTCCACGCCCATATTGTTGTTTCGAATCGTCTCCATGCGACATTAGCCTCGATCAACGAATCTCGATCATCGCTGATGAGATTAGCACTCATATCCACTTCCTTCCCCGATTTTTCGATTTCTCCGGACTCGAAGCCAAAAGCAAAGCTTCGATCTCTCCTACAGAGTACTGTTCAACTCTAGTGTTAGTAGAGATAACGAAAGTATCGTACTCGCTCGGAAGACCTTTGAAAATAGCTGCGACATGATCACGATCACTTAAGGTTTCTCCCACGGAGGCGAGAAGGTCGACATGCTGTTTCACTTTCAGTAGATAATCGTTGAGGCTTAGTGTCCCTTTTCGAGGTTCAAGTTTCGTGCGAAACTCCGTACTTTTGAAGACACTTGCAGCGTGAAATGTTTCTCCAAGGTGTTCCAAGATCCGGTTGCCGAGTTGCAACCTACCATCCTCGTGAGAAGACCTTCTGTCACTTCGATGATAAGAGCCACGAAACTAATAGCTGGTCCTGCACTTCCCAGTCGAAGAAGACTCGACCGACTCGTTTTCGAGTACGATCATCATCGAGGCAACCTGGTGGTGGTGGTTCCGATGAACTTTCGCAGTCGATTTCCTCTAATGGCGGCAAGAAGAACTTGCTGTTTCCACAAAGCAAGAAATTGTGGGTCATCGAGACGAATCGAGATGCTATGATCAAGTGCACATGGTTCCCGATCGTGAGATCCTCTGTTCTGAGAAGCTTGAGTGTTTGTGACTGTTGCGCCATTGTTGGTGATACCTGCAGGTCCAACCGTAGCCATGTTTGCATTGAGCGGAGGccattgctctgataccatattagatCTCCATGCCATTAGAACCAAATCAAAGAACAGAGCTGAAACAAAGAGAAAGGAAGAGAGAAAGAACTGTAGAAAGAATGGAGAAGAAAAGACAATCTCATTGATCAAAGATTGTTACAGACTATTTATACAGAAAGAGAAATTAAACAATCTGTTATAACAAACCGTAAATCGTAAATCAACCCAAACAACAATAACAAACTTTATAACAAACTAACTAACTCTCAACAGTGGCCTTAACAGTGCATATAGATAAATGATTATTAATGGTCAATCATAGAGTAGTTTCTACAACTAGGTGTAATCAATATGTAACGTGGTAGTCTATTTTGCAATTATTTTCATGTGTTAGTGTTCAGGGGTATTATTTTCTCAATAATGCGAGTAGTGTtgttttgtttaaaaatatgtTAGTGTTCAGGGTTTCTTTCAAGGAACACCATATCTTTGTGCAATACATATGCATGGAAGTATGGCAACCAACTGTTGGAAATTCCCCATCACTGTCTACAATTACTGAAAAGTTTGATTTGGGGAACTTAGTTTGGTGGAAGAAATGAAACTTGGTGATCAAAGTACTTGAATGTACTGCTTGAAAATGAAATTGTTAAAATGTTAAGGTCAAACTGTAATGGCTGGAAATATAAGGCCCTACTTGAACATAaactattgaaaaataaaatgtggGAAACATAAAGACAGGTATTCAAAGTGTTGGAAAATAAGTAGCATAAGAAATAGGTATTAGAAGATTTCATTAATGCAGTTCTTTACTACAATTTAGGTTTTTAAATTTCTGAGAACATAAAAATAAGAAGGGGCTTTATAGCTCTATACTTGCTAAACCAATCTTGATCATAAACATAGAGTACAAGGGATAACATTTAGAATTAATGCACCTAGAAGAGAAGAAAGATTAAGACTTGGATTGTAGAAACAATGATGTGCTGTGAGATTGATAGTTTAATTGGATGTGGAAGATTCTAATTTCAAGATGTGATATGATATAATGTGATTGTACTTGTGAATATTAAAGATGGTCAAAGCTATTTATTGTATTGGCATGAaaatttttgggtgaaaaagaaattacaaaGTTGCTTTTGTATTTCGTTCTGTATGAGCAGAGTCTTGAATTGTTAATGAGGTGATGACTACGTATGAGTTGGgaatatgtataatttttaaactttgtaatgaTAACAGAAGTAAAGAAAATGAAGGAGAATATGGTTGCAGtaatattttaagaaaaaccaGAACAAttgaatgaaaagaaaaaatataatgacCCCAAGAAAAATTGTGGGGTATACGTGTATGGTCTGATTTTTGTGTATCTCTTCTGAATTGTCCATTTTGGTGTGGAAGACATCTATTCATAAGTGTTTGGTTTCCGCTCCATTAAGTATCGTTTTGTTACCTTTCTAATGTTTTCTAGTAACGGAGTGCTTTTAGAAGTCCAGTGGAGTTTCTTTAAGGTGGTTGGCTTGGCACATTGTATTGTTAGTATATACCCTAGACAAGTGACAGTGACAGTTTAAGGTGGTTGCAGATTTTAACAACTACACATTCATTTCTTTAACTAGCTTCTTTTTAATTCTAGTATCTTTCTAAAGGTATAAATGAACTTTGATACCAAATCAACATATGACTACAAAAAACTGGCAATGAAAACATCCAGAGTGTTGTTCAGACGAAATCTTTCATTCGAAAAATGTGGTTTCCTTGTTGATATCATGTCCTAATCGTTTCAAATGCTCTCTTTTCGTATTATTTCCACTAATATTTGTATTCTGACTGTGTTTCACAGGAGTACCTTGGTACTGCTAAAAGATTTGGTCTTAATCCAGTATCTCTTGCAATTGGTTCGATTTCTCTCTATACTCAATACACTGTTTTTggcatttttcttttaattgtaACTGATAAATTTTATTACAGAAAATCCATCACTAAACAATATTTCTCGCGACTTTATTTTTGATGTTGCAGCTTTTGTCTTAAGACACCCTCTTGTTGCTAGTGTCATTTTTGGAGCTACTAAGTCATGGCAGCTTGAAGAGATTCTAAATGCATGCCAGGTTGAGCTCACAAATGAAATAATTGATGACATAAACAAAACTCATAAAAGATTCCCTAATCCCTGCCCCTAGTCTATATTCATGCTGCTCCACTGATTTGCTAGGTAGagttaaaaaaactaatttatgTTATCTTGCTTTGTAAATCTTGAGAATTGAgatgaaaacactcgtgtttcCTTTTGGAAAAGAAAAAATGTTTGCCTCTAGGGATTTTTTTTATACCTCAATGGACGTTTGGTATGAAGGTTAAATTTGATGGGAACGTTAAATTTAACTCATGTTtggt
This window harbors:
- the LOC115704577 gene encoding uncharacterized protein LOC115704577 isoform X2; amino-acid sequence: MAVPLFNLAPNLSVSRLCFGTMTLGEQNTLSDSFRLLDQAFNAGVNFFDSAEMYPVPQRAETHGRSEEYLGRWIRDRKISRDRIFLATKVAGPSGQMTWIRGGPLCLDATNITEAIDNSLLRLRTDYIDLYQIHWPDRYVPMFGETEYDPTRQFCSISIEEQLGALGRAIVEGKIRYVGLSNETPYGVMKFAQAAQRDPCLPKIISLQNSYSLLCRTFDSGLAECCHHERIALLAYSPLAMGILSGKYFSPDASPGDARLNIFRGRYSEGESRYNLSNKSMEAATMVGWILLSFGLCI
- the LOC115702759 gene encoding histone H2AX — translated: MSTAATTKGGRGKPKSSKSVSRSSKAGLQFPVGRIARFLKNGKYAERVGAGAPVYLSAVLEYLAAEVLELAGNAARDNKKNRIVPRHIQLAVRNDEELSKLLGTVTIANGGVLPNIHQTLLPKKVGKGKGEFGSASQEF
- the LOC115704577 gene encoding uncharacterized protein LOC115704577 isoform X1; this encodes MAVPLFNLAPNLSVSRLCFGTMTLGEQNTLSDSFRLLDQAFNAGVNFFDSAEMYPVPQRAETHGRSEEYLGRWIRDRKISRDRIFLATKVAGPSGQMTWIRGGPLCLDATNITEAIDNSLLRLRTDYIDLYQIHWPDRYVPMFGETEYDPTRQFCSISIEEQLGALGRAIVEGKIRYVGLSNETPYGVMKFAQAAQRDPCLPKIISLQNSYSLLCRTFDSGLAECCHHERIALLAYSPLAMGILSGKYFSPDASPGDARLNIFRGRYSEGESRYNLSNKSMEAATMEYLGTAKRFGLNPVSLAIAFVLRHPLVASVIFGATKSWQLEEILNACQVELTNEIIDDINKTHKRFPNPCP